From a single Tachypleus tridentatus isolate NWPU-2018 chromosome 6, ASM421037v1, whole genome shotgun sequence genomic region:
- the LOC143254268 gene encoding uncharacterized protein LOC143254268 has translation MASQALKLALLWCLVVTLISGQPFQNRKYSHTIHHGNKQDSNNPYEKKRVSEDATIKRNFDEIDSAGFGGFGKRNFDEIDGVGFNSFGKRNFDEIDGDGFNNFGKRNFDEIDGAGFNTFGKRNFDEIDGAGFNTFGKRNFDEIDRAGFNDFGKRNFDEIDRAGFNDFGKRLLVLYTPSKHFFHRAGNHRLTKRSFDEIDRAGFGGLKKYYIP, from the exons ATGGCAAGCCAGGCCTTAAAGTTAGCTCTTCTATGGTGTTTGGTGGTCACACTGATATCTGGACAACCCTTTCAG AACAGAAAATATTCGCACACAATTCACCACGGAAACAAACAAGATTCGAATAATCCGTACGAGAAGAAACGAGTGTCTGAAGACGCCACAATTAAACGAAATTTCGATGAGATTGACAGTGCCGGTTTTGGAGGATTCGGGAAAAGAAATTTTGACGAAATCGATGGGGTTGGATTTAACAGCTTTGGTAAACGAAACTTTGACGAAATCGATGGGGATGGATTTAACAACTTTGGTAAACGAAACTTTGACGAAATCGATGGAGCTGGATTTAATACTTTTGGTAAACGAAACTTTGACGAAATAGATGGAGCTGGATTTAACACTTTTGGTAAACGAAACTTTGACGAAATCGATCGGGCTGGATTTAATGATTTTGGTAAACGAAACTTTGACGAAATCGATCGGGCTGGATTTAATGATTTTGGTAAACGTTTATTAGTCCTTTATACACCTTCCAAACATTTTTTCCACAGAGCTGGAAATCACCGATTGACAAAACGCAGCTTTGATGAGATTGACCGAGCTGGCTTTGGAGGTCTCAAGAAATATTACATTCCCTAG